The DNA window AGATAGATTTGGTAAAAAAACAAGCTCATGCTTTTTTTGCCCGGCCGCTGGAGTTCAAGGAGCTAAGCGGTCAACCACCCGAGAAAATCTGCCGTGGCTATACCCGAGTTGGCAGCCGAGCATTTGCATATTCAATTGGAAAAAAAACTCCACCGGATCTGAATGAAAGCTACGGCATGGGACCGGTTGATTCCGTTCCCGCTCACTTGAAAGGAACGCCAGCCGAGCGGCTCTTCTTCATGCCAAACTATTGGCCGAAAGATATACCTCAGTTCAAAACGGCGTTTGAATCGTATTACCGCTCCATGGAGCCGTTGGCCGCGCACCTGCTTGGTCTTTTTGCATTGGCGCTCGGCCTAGATGAAAGATATTTTGACACTAGAATAAATCAGCACACAAGCACAATGCGTGTCATCTATTACGGCCCCCAAGAGGAACCTCCGGAGCCCGGACAGTTGCGAGGCGGAGAGCATACCGATTTCGGAACGTTGACTATTCTTAAAGCAGAAAACGCTCCAGGAGGTCTCGAAGTTAAAACTCGCTCAGGAAACTGGATAGCGGTCAAAGCAGAACCCGGGGCGTTCGTCTGCAATATCGGCGATATCATGATGAGGTGGACGAACAATCATTGGATTTCGAATTTGCATCGAGTGACTAATCCTCCGCCAGAGCTCTCTAACATTGGTCGCACGAGTGTCGTGTTCTTTCATAATCCAAATGTGGATGCAGAGATTCGATGTGAAAATGGCTTCTACGGTGCGGAGAGAGAAGAACAATACCCTCCTGAGAAATTTGGAGATATCTACCTGAACAAACAAATGAAATCGCAACACATGACGACGGACGATAAAAAGACTGGATCGGCCGGCGTCTAACCTCTATCCCCTGGGTGCCTCGACAGGTCTTTGATCGAGGCACCTGTGTGCTCTGGGATATCTTGTTCATCTCTCGATATAATTCCCTCATATCTTAAATATCGGCACAGAATCATGCTTAGAATCGATGTCCATCACCACATTTCGCCTCCCTATTATGAAGCCGCGCTGAGCTCGGAACACACCGCTGCACTCGGGCTTTTCGGTAAAGCTCCGTTATGGAGTGTTGAGCGATCGTTGGAGTCGATGAACCATTTCTCGATTGATTGTTCGATTTTATCAATTTCTGCACCTGGCTTCTGGTTTGGGGACATCGCTAAAACAAAAGCTCTGGTACGAAAGACTAACGAACATATGGCGTCGATCGTCAGTAATCGACCGTCCAATTTCGGTTTTTTCGCTAGCTTACCTTTGCCGGACGTTGCCGCGAGCTTAGACGAATTAGTTTTTGCTTTTGACACCTTGCACGCCGACGGCATCGGATTAATGAGTAATTATAGCGGCTCCTATCTTTCACAACTTGATTGCGGGTCCATTTTAGAAGAATTGAATCGGCGCGGCAGTGTTGTCTTTGTTCATCCAACGTCAGCGCCCTACGGCGCGCTACCAAGCTATCTTCCTCCTCCCTCGCTCGAATTCCCTTTCGAAACAACAAGAGCCATTGTCGACCTACTTGCGAGCGGGATCCTGACAAAGTATCCGAAGATACAATTCATATTTACTCATGCCGGCGGGACAGTACCCTTTTTGACCGACAGGATCAGCCGGCTATCCAGGAGGCCTGACTTCCGAAACAATGTTCCAGACGGTGTCCCTGCTACGCTATCTAGATTGTTCTACGACACTGCACTGTCCGCGAATCCGCGAGTATTTTCATCGCTTCGGCAACTTGCTCCAAGCGACCAAATACTCTTTGGAACAGATTTTCCGTTCGCAGACGATGCAACCGTGAACGATGCAATACATGGCCTCGAGGCGCTCGGCATGACGCCGCCGGAATCCACCGGTATTTTTGGAGAGAATGCCTTGCGTCTTTTTCCGCGGCTAAGGAGCGCTAAAAGGCCTCATTCCGCGTCAGCGATCATCTTGGGTACACGGCCCGGTTTATAAGCGACGAATATTCGAACGCGAAATCAACGATTGCAGAATGAATTCGTGCAAACTGGTTCAGAGTCATAGGGAGGCTCAAGACAATATCTCCGCGACTGGCGACTAAAATGCCCTTCATCAACATCGCCATATGAAATAGTTGACCAATTTGGCGACTGCTTGCCGGAATGTTCGAAGGTGAGTTGATTACTCCGTTCGTGAAATGAACGGTCCAAAGAGATCCTAGACCTGTGACCTGAATCGGCACACCCGCCCTCTTCAAGTCAGCCCCCAGACGGAGCCTGAACTCTTCACTACGCTGCAAGAACTCGTCGGCTATTGCTTCCGTAAAAACCTCGGTTAGGCCGGCCAGTCCCGCGGCGAGCGTGAGAGGATTATTGTTGAACGTGCCTGCGTGCCGGAGTCCGTCACTCCGCCTAGGATCATAAACTTCCATCAAATCTCGACGGCCACCGAACGCTCCTGTTGGCAGTCCGCCTCCAATATATTTTCCAAGAGTAGTTATGTCGGGTCTCACGCCAAATAGTCCCTGAACACCACCTCGCCCGAGCCGGGACGTTTTCACTTCGTCAAAAATAAGCAGAATCCCGTACTCTGCTGTACGTGTCCGAAGCTCCTGCAGAAACTCTGGCTTCGCCGGTATGTTTCCGCCTGCTCCCAATATGGGCTCCACAATCACCGCGGCAAGCTCTCCCCAGTTCTCGTTTATTGTCGAGACCGCCGCAGCAATATTGTTGTATTCCGACAAAACAACTTCAAAAGGAACATTCGTGGCAGCACTGCCGTTAGGAAATGCAAACACTCCTCCGTGGTAAGCGCCGTCAAAAACCATAATTTTTTTTCGTTTCGTGCTGGCTATAGCAGTTACGAGCGCAAGAAGATTTGCTTCGGTCCCAGAATTGCAAAACCTTACTAATACCATTGACGGAAAGCGATCGGTTAACACCTTTGCAAGTTCCGCTTCTCTGACGGTGGGACCGCCGAGAACAATTCCATCGTGCAAAGCATCGATGATTGCACGCTGAACGGCCGGTTCCGAGTGTCCATATAGCCCGGCAGAGAACTCACCGACACAATCTAGGTAGGTATGACCATCTTGATCAGTAACTTCAGCATCTTTTCCCGCTACAATCGTCAAGGGAAATGGGTTATAATGCAGAACTGAGCGGGTGTTTCCGCCAGGCAAATATTTGGCAGCTTCGTAAGACGCTCTAGCGCTCTTGGGATTGATTTTAAGATACTTGTCGCGAAGGTCCGCCAAAGCGCCTTCAACTGTCTCGTTAGGAATGCGGTTCTTCATAGATTGCCAATCGCTTATATTGTGAGGACAGTTTCTGCCAGTATTTTCAAACCCATGACGAAGTCTGACATTTCCAAATGCTCATCTGGGTTGTGACTTCCGTTACTATTGCGCATTAATAATACCGACGATGGAATACCCTGCTTGCTATACATAGCGGCGTCATGACCGACCGTCGGCATCGATCGAGTTGTCAAATTGAGGTCTCGCGCGGCTTCCGTTGCCGCCTGTTGGAGATGCATATCAAGCTTTACGGCCGACGTGCCAACACGATCGCCGAATCTGAATTCTACGCCGTGCTCCACCTGGAGCTCATCGGCTCGTTTCGCGATTGACGAATAGAGATACTCCATAACTGCGTCATCGGTACCTCCGATGTTCAGACTGAAATTTACTTCGCCTGGCACCTTCGTCATTGCATGTTCGTGCGGATTCGTTTGAAAAATTCCGCACGTGAACACCAAGTCCTGATTACCATTCTCAATTAATTCACTCCAGACGAAGTCCGCATGAGCGAGCAGCTTTGCTGTAGCCAGAACGGCGTCGCGTCTCAAATGCCGTGGAACAGCTCCGGAATGGGCATGCGAACCGATACACCTTGCAAATGGAAAACGGATATTCCCGCGTACCGCCGTTGCAATTCCGACCGGCACCTTTTCGGTTTCTAAAAGGGAGGCTTGCTCAATGTGTAACTCGAGATAAGCTCGAATACCAGAAAGCGAGCTAACCGGTTGGGCGATTGAATCATCTACTATAACGCCGATGGCGCCTAAATGACTGGCGAGGGTTTGCCCAGTATCGAAACGAGTCAGAATGTCGAGGTCGCCCCGCTTCAACAGACCTAACTGAAGTTTACTACCGATGTAGGCAGGACCAAACCAAGGGCTTTCCTCGCATCGAAATCCAATCGTTTTGATCCGAAACTTTGTCTGCGTGTTGGTCCGGCGAAATGCCGCAAGTACAGCGAGTCCGGCAATAACGCCAGCGAGACCGTCATAATTTCCACCGTGAGGCACTGAATCAATATGCGAGCCTATTATTATCTCGTCTTGCAGATCGGCTTGCCGGTCGTCAACGATTTCAAGATTTCCAACGCGATTAAAAGAGGACTTTAAACCTTCGGACCTGGCAAATTCACTTATCGATTCGGCCGCCGCCGTTTCGGAGCTCCCGAACGCAGCACGCGTTATTCCTGGTTTATCCCCGGTATTTGCGGCAATTGTCTCGAAGAGCGCCTTCAGTCGTGGGCCTAACGCTTCAATCTCAGCGATCAAGTTTTCTTGCATTTCTTAGTTCCGACGGAGCGCGTTTCCAGATGTCACCCCTTAGCAGGGTCATGACAGAAAACACGTATAGAACCGTAGGCGCCCGGCTTGACCGGTAGCAAACCTAGCCGACCGGCAATCCCGCCATACAATCGGGCATTCTAATATCAATGCATCGCGCTGCGATGGATCACCGTCAGCTTCGCAAACCAGATGAG is part of the Bradyrhizobium canariense genome and encodes:
- a CDS encoding aspartate aminotransferase family protein; this encodes MKNRIPNETVEGALADLRDKYLKINPKSARASYEAAKYLPGGNTRSVLHYNPFPLTIVAGKDAEVTDQDGHTYLDCVGEFSAGLYGHSEPAVQRAIIDALHDGIVLGGPTVREAELAKVLTDRFPSMVLVRFCNSGTEANLLALVTAIASTKRKKIMVFDGAYHGGVFAFPNGSAATNVPFEVVLSEYNNIAAAVSTINENWGELAAVIVEPILGAGGNIPAKPEFLQELRTRTAEYGILLIFDEVKTSRLGRGGVQGLFGVRPDITTLGKYIGGGLPTGAFGGRRDLMEVYDPRRSDGLRHAGTFNNNPLTLAAGLAGLTEVFTEAIADEFLQRSEEFRLRLGADLKRAGVPIQVTGLGSLWTVHFTNGVINSPSNIPASSRQIGQLFHMAMLMKGILVASRGDIVLSLPMTLNQFARIHSAIVDFAFEYSSLINRAVYPR
- a CDS encoding isopenicillin N synthase family dioxygenase, with the protein product MEEVPVIDIASSLTGDAQAKKRAAEEIRRACEEIGFFAITGHGVQDSQIDLVKKQAHAFFARPLEFKELSGQPPEKICRGYTRVGSRAFAYSIGKKTPPDLNESYGMGPVDSVPAHLKGTPAERLFFMPNYWPKDIPQFKTAFESYYRSMEPLAAHLLGLFALALGLDERYFDTRINQHTSTMRVIYYGPQEEPPEPGQLRGGEHTDFGTLTILKAENAPGGLEVKTRSGNWIAVKAEPGAFVCNIGDIMMRWTNNHWISNLHRVTNPPPELSNIGRTSVVFFHNPNVDAEIRCENGFYGAEREEQYPPEKFGDIYLNKQMKSQHMTTDDKKTGSAGV
- a CDS encoding hydantoinase/carbamoylase family amidase; amino-acid sequence: MQENLIAEIEALGPRLKALFETIAANTGDKPGITRAAFGSSETAAAESISEFARSEGLKSSFNRVGNLEIVDDRQADLQDEIIIGSHIDSVPHGGNYDGLAGVIAGLAVLAAFRRTNTQTKFRIKTIGFRCEESPWFGPAYIGSKLQLGLLKRGDLDILTRFDTGQTLASHLGAIGVIVDDSIAQPVSSLSGIRAYLELHIEQASLLETEKVPVGIATAVRGNIRFPFARCIGSHAHSGAVPRHLRRDAVLATAKLLAHADFVWSELIENGNQDLVFTCGIFQTNPHEHAMTKVPGEVNFSLNIGGTDDAVMEYLYSSIAKRADELQVEHGVEFRFGDRVGTSAVKLDMHLQQAATEAARDLNLTTRSMPTVGHDAAMYSKQGIPSSVLLMRNSNGSHNPDEHLEMSDFVMGLKILAETVLTI
- a CDS encoding amidohydrolase family protein, yielding MLRIDVHHHISPPYYEAALSSEHTAALGLFGKAPLWSVERSLESMNHFSIDCSILSISAPGFWFGDIAKTKALVRKTNEHMASIVSNRPSNFGFFASLPLPDVAASLDELVFAFDTLHADGIGLMSNYSGSYLSQLDCGSILEELNRRGSVVFVHPTSAPYGALPSYLPPPSLEFPFETTRAIVDLLASGILTKYPKIQFIFTHAGGTVPFLTDRISRLSRRPDFRNNVPDGVPATLSRLFYDTALSANPRVFSSLRQLAPSDQILFGTDFPFADDATVNDAIHGLEALGMTPPESTGIFGENALRLFPRLRSAKRPHSASAIILGTRPGL